A DNA window from Streptomyces parvus contains the following coding sequences:
- a CDS encoding family 2B encapsulin nanocompartment shell protein, which yields MSVGEEVRDTQAPSQQSLGTAAARNLATTTKSAPQMQEITSRWLLKMLPWVQVQGGTYRVNRRLSYSVGDGRVTFVQTGDRVAVIPAELGELPALRNFGDEEVLAELARRCEQRDVAAGEVLAASGDAADRVYLLAHGKVEKIGTGLYGDETELGVLADGAYFGDQSLVDGDAVWEYTARAVTPCTLLTLSRADVFNLAERAESLRGHLAGLLSIPHQRTNHYGEAAIDLSAGHVGEAVVPHTFVDYDAAPREYELSVAQTVLKVHSRVADLYNQPMNQTEQQLRLTVEALRERQEHELINNREFGLLNNCDYGQRIQPHDGVPGPDDMDELLSRRRGSKLFLAHPKAIAAFGRECNRRGLVPESVDIGGHHVPAWRGVPIFPSNKIPVTDARTTSIICMRTGEAEQGVIGLQQTGIPDEIEPSLSVRFMGIDEQAIISYLVTAYYSAAILVPDALGVLENVEVSRWR from the coding sequence ATGTCCGTTGGTGAAGAGGTTCGCGACACGCAGGCGCCGTCGCAGCAGAGTCTGGGGACGGCAGCTGCGCGGAACCTCGCGACGACCACCAAATCCGCGCCGCAGATGCAGGAGATCACCTCACGGTGGCTGCTGAAGATGCTGCCGTGGGTGCAGGTACAGGGCGGTACGTACCGGGTGAACCGTCGGCTCAGCTATTCGGTCGGCGACGGCCGGGTGACCTTCGTCCAGACCGGGGACCGGGTGGCCGTGATCCCCGCCGAGCTGGGGGAGCTGCCCGCTCTGCGCAACTTCGGGGACGAGGAGGTCCTCGCCGAGCTCGCCCGCAGGTGCGAGCAGCGGGACGTGGCCGCGGGGGAGGTGCTCGCCGCCTCGGGGGACGCGGCGGACCGGGTATATCTGCTGGCGCACGGCAAGGTCGAGAAGATCGGCACCGGCCTCTACGGGGACGAGACGGAGCTCGGGGTCCTCGCCGACGGCGCGTACTTCGGCGACCAGAGCCTGGTCGACGGCGACGCCGTCTGGGAGTACACCGCCCGCGCGGTCACCCCGTGCACGCTCCTCACCCTGAGCCGGGCCGACGTGTTCAACCTCGCGGAGCGCGCCGAATCCCTCCGCGGCCACCTCGCCGGACTGCTCTCCATCCCGCACCAGCGGACCAACCACTACGGAGAGGCGGCGATCGACCTCTCCGCCGGCCATGTCGGCGAGGCAGTCGTCCCGCACACCTTCGTCGACTACGACGCGGCGCCGCGCGAGTACGAACTGAGCGTCGCCCAGACCGTGCTGAAGGTCCACAGCAGGGTGGCCGACCTCTACAACCAGCCGATGAACCAGACCGAGCAGCAGTTGCGGCTCACGGTCGAGGCGCTGCGCGAGCGCCAGGAACACGAACTGATCAACAACAGGGAGTTCGGCCTTCTCAACAACTGCGACTACGGGCAGCGGATCCAGCCGCACGACGGGGTGCCCGGCCCGGACGACATGGACGAGCTGCTCTCGCGCCGCCGCGGATCGAAGCTCTTCCTCGCCCACCCGAAGGCCATTGCCGCCTTCGGCCGCGAGTGCAACCGGCGCGGGCTGGTCCCGGAGAGCGTCGACATCGGCGGCCACCACGTGCCCGCCTGGCGCGGGGTGCCGATCTTCCCGTCCAACAAGATCCCCGTCACCGACGCCCGCACCACCTCCATCATCTGCATGAGGACCGGCGAGGCCGAGCAGGGCGTCATCGGCCTCCAGCAGACCGGCATCCCCGACGAGATCGAACCGAGCCTCTCGGTCCGCTTCATGGGGATCGACGAGCAGGCGATCATCTCCTACCTCGTGACGGCGTACTACTCCGCCGCCATTCTGGTACCGGACGCCCTCGGAGTGCTGGAGAACGTCGAGGTCAGCCGCTGGCGCTGA